The nucleotide sequence GAGTTTTCCCTATGTCCGCTGCGAACGATTAAATGGCAGACGTTTCTTCTCGATACTCTCTACTTTTCTTACTCTTTCGACTTCAGCGGGAAGTCGATTGTGTTCGCGCCCGGTTTGACTTGTGCGGTCAGGGTGGTCTGGGCGTTGTATTTGGGGGGGAGGATTTCGGGGCGGGCTTCGCGGTCGTTGCCGCCGCCGGATTCGTCGGAGAAGGCTTCGACGGCGGTGGTGATGAGGACCCTGTGCGGGCCGATCAGGGCGCCGTTATCGCTGGCGGTGTAGACCAGGGTGTAGTTCCCTTCGCTGTCGGTTTTTCCCAGGGAAGGGCGTCCCTTTTCCGGCTGGAAGGTGACTTCCGCATCGGACAGGGGTTTGTCGTCCAGAGTCACTACGCCGGTAACGGTGCCCAGAGGAGGGGTGTCGCTGCCTCCGCCGCAGGCTGACAGGAACACGAATGACAGGCTGAGGAGCGTTGCATTAAAAAAAGAAACGGGTTTCATCGATCTGCTTTCTCGAGTCGCTAGAGAACAGGGCGAAACAGAATCGGATCTGTTTCGCCTGAATGGGGAGAGAACCGGTCTCCGCCGCAATTCGGTGTGAAAGGAACCGCGGGGAGAGGCGGGCGTCTGTTAATACTCGCCGATGACGGCGCCGTCCTGAATGGAGGCCAGTCGCTCAAACGTACTGTCGACGATGCCGCCCGAGGCGATGCTGTTGTCGATGTTTTCGCTGATGAACTGCACGCGACCGTCGCCCATTAAGAACTGGGCGCCCCCGGTGTGTAGACTGCTGTAGCCGCCGTTGGCCTGGTCTGATGTGGAGGTGGGGTTGATACCAAAATGAGTGGTCCCCGCGACGCTCAGCAGTCCCTGGTTCGCTGCGGTATTGCCGGTGCAGTTGGCACAGGTGGGACCCTGTCCCAGGTTGTCGCGGACGGTAAACAGCATGCCGGCAATCATTTTATTGCCGGGGATCTGATAGGCCCGTTCTCCCATGAGAATCGTATTGCTCAGTCCATCGGTAATATCGCGAATGCGGCAGTTGCTGTTCCCCCAGAAAGCGCCGGTGCCTCCGGTGGTACCATCCAGATAGTTGCTGGCTTTGTTGGCGCGATGGTAGGCGTTGTTATTGGAAGCGACATAGTTGGTAAGGGCGACACCCACGTTGGAGGTTCTGCTGCCTGAAGAATCGAAGTAGTCAATCGTGTAACCGGCGTCGGTGTGCTTCTGCGGGCCGGTATCGGACGGGCAGCGGAAGACGGCGTAGGTCTGCTGCATGGCGGAGATGTTCCGACCGAAGGCGTAGCTGGCGGGGGTGTTGCCGACATCAAATTTGTTGTAGACCGTACCCAGTTCAACATACGGGGCGAGGAACGCGGACCAGGTCCAGTGTCCTTCGTCGTCGCCGACGTTGGGGTCGATTACATAGACGGGGGGGAGCATGCCGAACGTGGAATTGTAATTGTGAACGGCCAGGCCGAGTTGCTTGAGGTTGTTTTTGCAACTGCTGCGGCGGGCTGCTTCCCGCGCCTGCTGGACCGCCGGGAGGAGCAGGGCAATCAGAATCGCAATGATGGCGATGACGACGAGCAGTTCAATCAGGGTAAATCCCCGAGGACGAAGTGAGCGCGATCTGGCTGTCATGATTTTCACACTTTCTAATAAATGAAATAAAACAGGTTAAAATGGTATGGAAGAAATTAATTAAGAGCGGTCACTGTGTGACCACACATGCCACGCCGTGAGACGGCTCCATTCGAACGGTTCTCTGCAGCAGTATCGTGACTGCTGTGCAAACAATTGCGGCCGCAATTGAAACACGATCAGAGAGGATGGTTCTAATGTTCATGTGTAAATGGGTTTAAGCCCTCATTTAGTAAACGTATGCGGATTGAGTCATTTACCGGTCTAATCTGGAAATAAATCAAGATATCTGGATGTCTGCATGACAGGGGGCTCGATTTCCCTTTTGGGTAGTGGGAAAGCTGATGATGGGTGAGTGTTTGACCACTTTTGTGGTCGCTGTTCATTTGGGGGTGGGGCTGGGACTTCTGGTAGGATTCTGGGGTGCTTTTTATGTGAGTTGATCTGACGGTTTCCTGCTTTCGTGGGGTGTTCTGAATTAGAACTTTTTGAGTGGCTTGTTTGCTTTCACTGAGACCTCCTGCTCGCTGCCCTCGGCCCGAATTGTATTCGGGCTTATCCGTTTTTGTGTAGGGAGGCTGGTTAAATCGGCACTGTCGGGCGAGCCGACAGATGGCACCCACGGGTCTGACAATGATTGAAGGAAATTGATTTCATGTTTTATTCTGCGATTGATGGCCTGGTAATGATGCATCTCATGGTGCTTATTCTGGAGAAGGGCACGGGGGCGTCAAGTGGGATGAACAGAATCGGGTGGCGATACAGGTTGATACCGGCACGATGCAGGGCGGTACCAGGGCGTTGACGGGGTGAAAGGCCACGAAGTGCGGCGACCCGCAGGCATACATAACGAACTGGTGCTGATTCAGGCAGTGCAAATCTGGAAAAATCAGGCTGTTTTATAGTGATGATTCTTAACAACGGTCGCGTGTTTCAGTGCACTGTAAACTGGTCACGCGCGCGACACGATTTGACGTTTATCGCCAGCAGCGCAGTGGGGTCAAGACGAAAATGGACAGGTGAAAGGTGAAACTGATGCACAATCAACAGGTGAAGAAGAAGAAGATGTCAGCGATTTCCGGACATGGGACTTTCAACGCCGTCTCACTTCTATGTCTCACCCCACTCAGAAGATCAGATTCAACTCTCGACTGTCGGGAACGATCCTGATGTGATTGTCTATCTGGTCGATCCAGGGTTCGTTAACAGCAATTTTCAGAGCGAGTTGCATCTGATAATATGAATTCAGTTCCCCTTTGAGAATCAGGGTGGAACCGTTTGATTCGCAACGTATCGTTTTTAACTGGGGGTATCCTATCTGATGAATGGAACTTTCGATTCGTCGATTGATAAATTCATTCGGCAGCGTAGCCTCTTGCAGATTCTGCATGGGATAGTCCTGGATCAAATTGAGGGAATAAAGAGCGCCTTAAATCAGAATGGTGAGACCTCGCAGTTTTGCATTTGCTGTACCAAAGGTGAGGGATTCGCTGCGAAAAATTGACAGGTGCTTCAGACAGAAATGAACGGGAATTATCCTGCACATGTACAATGCTCTGTGGTGCGAAGCTGGGAGGGCTGAATCAATGGAAGGCCGAATTGCGTCTCGTTGTATATTAATCGACCAGGGGGAGGTCGCTGATCGATCATGCTGGTCTTGCAGCAGCCAGAAAAGGAGGCTATTTGAATGTCGGGTCGCTACGACAGGCTGACCGAGCTGATGATTGTTTCCCAGAGGGAGTTCAGGAACGTCATTCAAAATGGATCTGTATTTCATATAAAAAGATGTGCTTACAGGATTGTGAATATGGTTTTGAACAGTTTGAAAGTCGGCTGGATCTCCAGTGTTAACCCTGAAAAGCAATTTGCGATTGCCGGTTGTGATGTGATATCATGAAGTGTCTTACCGAAATGATGTTCATAACCTGTTCAAAACCCTGTAACAGACTCGCCTCATGATATCACGCTATAATTTACCCATCCTGATTGTTTTGCTGGTCGACATTGTTTCACCCGTCCAGGCGGGCCCGATCGACTTTGCTCACGAGGTGGTGCCGATTCTGCAAAAGCATTGCGTTGCCTGTCACGGCGGCCGCGAGGCGAAGGGATCGTTTTCCCTCAACACGCGCGCATTGTGGCTGGAATCCGGCTTTGTTGATCCGAAGGATGTCAAAGCTTCTTATCTACTTGAGCTGGTTACTTCCAGCGATCCTGAAATGCAGATGCCCCCGAAAGGCAAGCCACGACTTTCCGCGGAAGAAGTGGCGACGCTCAAACAGTGGGTCTCCGAAGATCTGCCCTGGGAAGCTGGTTTTTCTTTTGGGAAAGTCGCTTACGAACCACCTTTGAAACCGCGTCGTCCCGTTCTTCCGCCGACTGTAGATTGCCGCAATCATCCGATTGACCGGCTGATCGATCAATATCTGTCAAAGCATAAACTACCACGACCTGGTCCTGTTGATGATGCGACCTTTCTGCGACGAGTGCACCTCGATCTGGTCGGGCTGTTACCAACTCCAGAAGAATTAACAACATTTCTGGCTGATCCCTGCTCTGAGAAACGGGCGCTGAAAATCAGGGAGTTACTCGCAGATGATACGGCTTATGCCGATCACTGGCTGTCATTCTTTAATGATCTGTTGAGAAACGATTACAGCGGGACCGGCTTTATTACCGGCGGGCGAAAACAGGTTTCCGGCTGGTTGTATGAATCGCTGTTATACAACAAGCCATACGATCAACTGACCCGCGAATTGATTGCGCCCCCTTCAGATGCCAGCCGCGGATTTATCGACGGGATTAAATGGCGGGGTAATGTATCTGCGGGCCAGACGGTTGAGATTCAATTCGCACAGAGTCTGGGGCAGGCGTTTCTGGGAATCAATTTGAAATGTGCTTCATGCCATGACAGTTTTATCGACCGCTGGACACTCGACGAGTCGTATGGACTGGCGGCGATCTACTCGGAACGTGAACTGGAGATTCACCGCTGCGACAAACCGATCGGTAAGACAGCGCAGGCGAGCTGGTTGTTTCCGGAGCTTGGAACGATCGACCCCAGTGCCTCGCGGGAAGCCCGGCTGCAGCAACTGGCAGCGTTGATGACGCATCCTGAAAATGGACGTTTTACGCGAACGATTGTGAATCGACTCTGGCATCGCCTGATGGGACGGGGGATCGTACATCCGCTGGATGCGATGCAGACCAGACCCTGGAATGAAGATCTGCTCGATTACCTTGCGGTCTCGTTAAGTGATCACAAGTACGATTTGAAGCAGATGCTGGAACTGATTGCTACCTCAGAAGCGTATCAGTCTCAAGTGGAAGTGGTAGAAGGGGCAGAGAGTTCAGACTATCTGTATCGCGGGCCGCGGTCGCGTCGGCTGACGGCAGAGCAGTTTCTGGACAGCGTCTGGCAGATGACCGGTGCGGCTCCAGACAAGATTGATGCTCCGATCTTTCGAACAAAAGTCGAGCAGGGAGGGGCACCGGAACTCGAACTGAATGCGCAGTGGATCTGGGGTGATTCCGCGAAAGAAACCCCTCCCGCCGACGAAACAATTGTGGTCAGGAAAATCATCGAACTTCCGTCCGCGGTCAAACGGGGGGGAGCGGTCCTGACCTGCGATAATTCCCATATTCTGTTTATCAACCGGCGGGAAGTTGACGTGGGAAAGAACTGGTCCCAGGTTCGAACCCTGCCGCTGCATACTTTATTAAAACCAGGTAAGAATGATCTTACCGCGATTGTGCATAACGGTGGGAAAACCCCGAATGCGGCGGGATTCTTTTTTGAAGCCCGACTGGAACTGGAGAATGGTGAGCAGATTTCACTGGCCTCTGATGAAACGTGGGAATGGAACCCCAATGCTCCTGCCTCACGTGAAGGAAGACTGGGAAGCATTAAAGGAAAATGGAATCCGGTGACCATCGTCAAACCGAATGGAAGCTGGACAAAGGCGGTTGATGCGCAGGCTAAAAGTCTGCTTGCTGTGGCTGCAGAGGGAAAGCAGCCGATGGTGCGGGCATCGCTGTTGAAAAATACGGCGTTGATGAAATCGCTGGGACGTCCCATGCGTGAGCAGATTGTCTCAATGCGTCCCGACCAGTTGACGACTCTGGAGGCGATTGATCTTTCCAACGAAGCCACACTGGCGGAAGTATTTGCCGAGGGAGCAAAACGGCTGATTGCACAAGCAGACGGTGATCCGAAGCTTCTGACAGAGTATTTGTTTCTGTATGCATTATCGCGAGCACCGACATCGGAAGAATCGGAACTTGTTGGTCAGATGCTGGGAGAGAGCCCACAGGCTGCGGAAGTGGAAGACCTGTTATGGTCGGTCTGCATGTTGCCTGAATTTTTCCTGATCCGCTGATCTGTGGTATAATAAAAGAGTGAAATCACCAGAGCACAAATTTCATACACAGTGAG is from Gimesia maris and encodes:
- a CDS encoding DUF1559 domain-containing protein, with the protein product MTARSRSLRPRGFTLIELLVVIAIIAILIALLLPAVQQAREAARRSSCKNNLKQLGLAVHNYNSTFGMLPPVYVIDPNVGDDEGHWTWSAFLAPYVELGTVYNKFDVGNTPASYAFGRNISAMQQTYAVFRCPSDTGPQKHTDAGYTIDYFDSSGSRTSNVGVALTNYVASNNNAYHRANKASNYLDGTTGGTGAFWGNSNCRIRDITDGLSNTILMGERAYQIPGNKMIAGMLFTVRDNLGQGPTCANCTGNTAANQGLLSVAGTTHFGINPTSTSDQANGGYSSLHTGGAQFLMGDGRVQFISENIDNSIASGGIVDSTFERLASIQDGAVIGEY
- a CDS encoding DUF1549 domain-containing protein, coding for MISRYNLPILIVLLVDIVSPVQAGPIDFAHEVVPILQKHCVACHGGREAKGSFSLNTRALWLESGFVDPKDVKASYLLELVTSSDPEMQMPPKGKPRLSAEEVATLKQWVSEDLPWEAGFSFGKVAYEPPLKPRRPVLPPTVDCRNHPIDRLIDQYLSKHKLPRPGPVDDATFLRRVHLDLVGLLPTPEELTTFLADPCSEKRALKIRELLADDTAYADHWLSFFNDLLRNDYSGTGFITGGRKQVSGWLYESLLYNKPYDQLTRELIAPPSDASRGFIDGIKWRGNVSAGQTVEIQFAQSLGQAFLGINLKCASCHDSFIDRWTLDESYGLAAIYSERELEIHRCDKPIGKTAQASWLFPELGTIDPSASREARLQQLAALMTHPENGRFTRTIVNRLWHRLMGRGIVHPLDAMQTRPWNEDLLDYLAVSLSDHKYDLKQMLELIATSEAYQSQVEVVEGAESSDYLYRGPRSRRLTAEQFLDSVWQMTGAAPDKIDAPIFRTKVEQGGAPELELNAQWIWGDSAKETPPADETIVVRKIIELPSAVKRGGAVLTCDNSHILFINRREVDVGKNWSQVRTLPLHTLLKPGKNDLTAIVHNGGKTPNAAGFFFEARLELENGEQISLASDETWEWNPNAPASREGRLGSIKGKWNPVTIVKPNGSWTKAVDAQAKSLLAVAAEGKQPMVRASLLKNTALMKSLGRPMREQIVSMRPDQLTTLEAIDLSNEATLAEVFAEGAKRLIAQADGDPKLLTEYLFLYALSRAPTSEESELVGQMLGESPQAAEVEDLLWSVCMLPEFFLIR